From a single Pyruvatibacter sp. genomic region:
- a CDS encoding MarR family winged helix-turn-helix transcriptional regulator, which produces MAKKVDLDKSPGHLLRRATQFAQDLFTKEVGPGGLTARQFAVLVTVERDEGLSQTDLVKQTGIDRSTLADMISRMISRGLLQRKRTSSDRRANSVNLTAAGKRALNATLPQAVRAEKMVLDALSPTQRENLFEILGVISRLGEEAMDAVNTATGRKTTTKKKAATKKKAAAKKRPAAKKKAATKKKAAPKRKTVAKKKAAPKRKTAAKKRASRR; this is translated from the coding sequence ATGGCTAAGAAAGTTGATCTCGATAAATCACCCGGACACCTGCTCCGCCGCGCCACACAGTTTGCGCAGGATCTGTTCACCAAGGAAGTTGGCCCCGGCGGCCTGACAGCACGTCAGTTTGCCGTGCTTGTTACCGTCGAGCGCGACGAAGGCCTGAGCCAGACTGACCTTGTGAAGCAGACCGGCATTGACCGCTCAACCCTGGCCGACATGATCAGCCGGATGATTTCGCGCGGACTGCTGCAGCGCAAGCGCACCTCGTCAGACCGCCGGGCAAACTCGGTGAACCTGACGGCCGCAGGCAAGCGCGCCCTCAATGCAACCCTGCCCCAGGCCGTGCGCGCTGAAAAAATGGTGCTCGACGCCCTGTCTCCCACACAGCGTGAAAATCTGTTTGAGATTCTCGGCGTCATCTCAAGGCTGGGTGAAGAGGCCATGGATGCGGTGAACACCGCCACCGGCCGTAAGACCACCACCAAAAAGAAAGCCGCAACAAAGAAGAAAGCCGCCGCCAAAAAGCGCCCGGCTGCAAAGAAAAAGGCTGCGACCAAAAAGAAGGCCGCGCCCAAGCGCAAAACCGTTGCAAAGAAAAAAGCAGCGCCCAAACGCAAGACAGCCGCCAAGAAGCGCGCGTCACGCCGCTAG
- the ccmB gene encoding heme exporter protein CcmB translates to MNSFISSFWALVRRDIRLAGLIGGGPLVGLAFFVIVVTMVPFGVGADLPLLTRIAPGVLWVAVLLATLLSLDRLFQADHEDGSLDLLLMTQMPAEGVVLAKCVAHWLTTALPLIVALPAVALLANLDTALLLPLLVSLVIGTPALSLIGAIGAALTVGVRRGGLVLSLIVLPLYVPVLIFGAAAADAGIAGAPMMFLGAVSLAALALTPFAAAAALRISVS, encoded by the coding sequence ATGAACAGCTTCATCAGCAGCTTTTGGGCGCTGGTCAGGCGCGACATCCGGCTGGCCGGACTGATCGGCGGCGGGCCGCTTGTGGGGCTGGCGTTCTTTGTGATCGTGGTCACCATGGTGCCGTTCGGCGTCGGTGCGGACCTGCCGCTGCTGACGCGTATTGCGCCGGGCGTGTTGTGGGTGGCGGTGTTGCTGGCAACGCTGCTGTCGCTCGACCGGCTGTTTCAGGCCGACCACGAAGACGGTTCTTTGGATTTGTTGCTGATGACCCAGATGCCGGCCGAGGGTGTGGTGCTGGCCAAATGCGTTGCGCACTGGTTGACGACAGCACTGCCGCTGATTGTGGCACTGCCTGCGGTGGCGCTGCTGGCCAATCTCGACACTGCCTTATTGCTGCCGCTGCTGGTGAGCCTTGTCATCGGCACGCCTGCGCTCAGTCTGATTGGGGCGATCGGCGCGGCGTTAACGGTGGGGGTGCGGCGTGGCGGGCTGGTGCTGTCGCTGATTGTGCTGCCGCTGTATGTGCCGGTGCTGATTTTTGGCGCGGCGGCGGCAGATGCGGGCATTGCAGGCGCGCCGATGATGTTTTTGGGCGCGGTGTCGCTGGCGGCGCTGGCGCTGACGCCATTTGCGGCTGCGGCGGCGCTGCGGATTTCTGTTTCATGA
- a CDS encoding DsbE family thiol:disulfide interchange protein: protein MSDTPQSVTSRRFGALIPVSIFAALAVLLYLALFWGDPSEVPSALVGQPVPEFALPPVEGLAGVPGFTNEDLATGAVTIVNVWASWCVPCRTEHPLLVQLAARDDVRLVGLNYKDAPENARRFLGTLGNPFVAVGSDRTGRTAIDWGVYGVPETFIVDGAGIIRFKHVGPLEPGDIENVILPALKMAQNSQNPGAGATPTPAAN, encoded by the coding sequence ATGAGCGACACTCCACAATCTGTGACAAGTCGCCGGTTCGGCGCGCTTATTCCGGTGTCGATTTTTGCAGCGCTCGCTGTGCTGCTGTATCTGGCGCTGTTCTGGGGTGATCCCAGCGAGGTGCCGTCGGCGCTGGTGGGTCAGCCGGTGCCGGAGTTCGCACTGCCGCCGGTCGAAGGGCTTGCAGGCGTGCCGGGTTTCACCAATGAGGATCTGGCAACGGGAGCCGTTACCATCGTCAATGTGTGGGCGTCGTGGTGCGTGCCGTGCCGCACGGAGCATCCGTTGCTGGTGCAGCTCGCGGCGCGCGATGACGTGCGGCTGGTGGGTCTCAACTACAAGGATGCACCGGAAAACGCCCGCCGGTTTTTGGGCACGCTGGGCAACCCGTTTGTGGCGGTCGGTTCAGACCGTACCGGGCGCACTGCTATTGATTGGGGTGTGTATGGCGTGCCGGAGACGTTCATTGTGGACGGGGCGGGCATCATTCGCTTCAAGCATGTGGGGCCGCTTGAGCCGGGTGATATCGAAAATGTGATCCTGCCAGCGCTCAAAATGGCGCAGAACAGCCAAAATCCGGGTGCCGGAGCAACGCCAACACCGGCTGCGAATTAA
- a CDS encoding crotonase/enoyl-CoA hydratase family protein, whose product MPDSAPENTVTVEKDGPVTTITIDRPHARNAVDRPTADALVAAFLAFEHDDEASVAVFTGARGTFCAGADLKAVAGGDRSKANQGTLPKTGILADPLAGDGPMGPSRMLLSKPVIAAVEGHAVAGGLELACWADMRVVSETAVFGVYCRRWGVPLIDGGTVRLPRIIGQGRAMDMILTGRAVHAHEALDMGLANKVVEAGCALEEALLLAKQIAKFPQGCLRGDRMSAYMQWDMPYDQAMANEFRLGRETIASGATREGAARFAAGKGRGGDFSNI is encoded by the coding sequence ATGCCGGATTCGGCTCCTGAAAACACCGTTACCGTTGAGAAAGACGGTCCGGTGACAACAATCACCATCGACCGGCCCCATGCGCGCAACGCCGTGGACCGGCCTACAGCAGACGCGCTGGTGGCAGCTTTTCTGGCTTTTGAGCATGATGACGAGGCGTCCGTTGCGGTGTTCACCGGCGCGCGCGGTACGTTTTGTGCCGGCGCTGACCTCAAGGCGGTCGCGGGCGGTGATCGGTCAAAGGCGAACCAGGGCACCCTTCCCAAAACCGGCATTCTGGCTGACCCGCTGGCGGGTGATGGACCCATGGGGCCGTCGCGGATGTTGCTGTCCAAGCCGGTGATTGCAGCCGTTGAGGGCCATGCGGTGGCAGGCGGGCTGGAACTGGCGTGCTGGGCGGATATGCGGGTGGTGAGTGAGACGGCGGTGTTTGGCGTCTATTGCAGGCGCTGGGGGGTGCCGCTGATTGACGGTGGCACTGTGCGTCTGCCGCGCATCATCGGCCAGGGCCGCGCGATGGACATGATTTTGACCGGGCGTGCCGTCCATGCCCATGAGGCGCTGGACATGGGCCTGGCCAACAAGGTTGTGGAAGCAGGCTGCGCCCTTGAAGAGGCATTGCTGCTGGCAAAGCAGATTGCCAAGTTTCCGCAAGGCTGTTTGCGCGGCGACAGAATGTCCGCATACATGCAATGGGACATGCCCTACGATCAGGCGATGGCCAACGAGTTTCGTTTGGGCCGCGAAACAATTGCGTCCGGTGCCACCCGCGAAGGGGCGGCGCGGTTTGCAGCGGGCAAGGGGCGCGGTGGTGATTTCAGCAACATCTAG
- a CDS encoding DUF4340 domain-containing protein, producing the protein MRDVLLRRGPARTLALLGVVTLLMVALAVFAVSMQRRALTSDFEPRLMFPELGGQVNEVSKIEIVSRLSQVTVERDQQATDSDVAVWRLLEKGGHPVRAEMVKRTAVGLADLELIEQRTAQPEWHQHINLTNPADKGTGVRVTLFGADGDEVASLIVGKLEGTADIDGEGTIYVRRTAEDQSYVARGSFNLEQNAAAWLDTGVIDLAAGRVARVEVSPPEGETYVVERVAATSAETPTYQISNLADDLQPVTDYAINGIGNALVNLQFTDVQPIGDVEFDAPTRTVFSTDDGLRITVEAQRLSGGYFAVLSAGAAVDADEAVRREAAVLGARLAPYAYGLSTPKGADLTRSFDTLTEPKSADGAVVDLEALEDAARAE; encoded by the coding sequence ATGAGGGACGTTCTGCTTCGGCGCGGACCAGCACGCACGCTGGCGTTGTTGGGCGTTGTCACGCTGCTGATGGTGGCGCTGGCGGTTTTCGCCGTCTCCATGCAGCGGCGTGCGCTCACCTCCGATTTCGAGCCACGGCTGATGTTTCCCGAGCTTGGCGGGCAGGTGAACGAGGTTAGCAAAATCGAGATCGTGTCACGGCTGAGCCAGGTAACAGTCGAGCGCGATCAACAAGCAACCGACAGTGATGTGGCCGTATGGCGGCTACTGGAAAAGGGCGGGCATCCGGTACGTGCTGAGATGGTGAAGCGCACAGCGGTGGGGCTCGCCGATCTTGAACTGATCGAACAGCGCACGGCCCAGCCTGAGTGGCATCAGCATATCAACCTCACGAACCCGGCCGACAAAGGCACCGGCGTTCGGGTGACGCTGTTTGGTGCCGACGGTGACGAAGTGGCATCGCTGATTGTGGGAAAACTTGAAGGCACCGCCGATATTGATGGCGAGGGCACGATTTATGTGCGGCGAACGGCTGAGGATCAGTCCTACGTGGCGCGCGGCTCTTTCAACCTCGAGCAAAACGCGGCCGCGTGGCTTGATACCGGGGTGATTGATCTGGCGGCGGGGCGGGTGGCCCGTGTGGAGGTGTCGCCGCCCGAAGGTGAGACTTACGTGGTTGAACGGGTTGCTGCCACCAGCGCTGAAACGCCGACATACCAGATCAGCAATCTGGCGGATGACCTGCAGCCGGTCACAGACTATGCGATCAATGGTATTGGCAATGCGCTGGTCAATCTTCAGTTCACGGATGTTCAGCCGATTGGAGATGTCGAGTTTGATGCGCCGACGCGCACGGTGTTCAGCACGGATGACGGGCTTCGTATCACGGTTGAGGCACAGCGCCTGTCCGGCGGATATTTCGCGGTTCTGAGTGCAGGTGCTGCGGTGGATGCAGACGAAGCAGTCAGGCGCGAAGCGGCTGTGCTGGGTGCCCGGCTTGCGCCTTATGCCTATGGGCTTTCAACACCCAAGGGTGCTGATCTCACCCGCAGCTTTGATACGCTGACGGAACCAAAATCCGCAGACGGGGCTGTGGTTGATCTTGAGGCTTTGGAAGATGCTGCTCGCGCTGAGTAG
- the ccmA gene encoding heme ABC exporter ATP-binding protein CcmA — MTAVLQVTDLACQRGARLLFDGVAFALARGQALVVTGPNGTGKSSLLRILAGLLEEADGEVMHDAEMLYLGHLDGLKPQLGVRDNLMFWVQMFGDAAALAKIDGALKRFGLLAIADLPGGVLSAGQRRRLALARFACFVGGKSARPIWLMDEPDAALDDAGRAALDVLLADHLGAGGVLVAATHRGLGIEAQSLRLGPAS; from the coding sequence GTGACTGCCGTTTTGCAAGTAACTGATCTGGCCTGCCAGCGCGGTGCACGGCTGCTGTTCGACGGCGTGGCATTTGCGTTGGCGCGTGGCCAGGCGCTGGTCGTGACGGGGCCAAACGGCACCGGAAAATCGAGCTTGTTGCGCATATTGGCGGGGCTGCTGGAAGAAGCGGACGGCGAGGTCATGCACGATGCTGAGATGCTGTATCTGGGCCATCTCGATGGGTTGAAGCCGCAGCTTGGCGTGCGGGACAATCTCATGTTCTGGGTACAGATGTTTGGTGATGCCGCGGCGCTGGCAAAGATCGACGGAGCGCTCAAACGCTTTGGACTGCTGGCAATTGCTGATCTGCCAGGGGGCGTTTTGTCTGCCGGGCAGCGGCGACGGCTGGCGCTGGCGCGGTTTGCGTGTTTCGTGGGGGGCAAGAGCGCCCGGCCGATCTGGCTGATGGATGAGCCGGACGCAGCGCTGGATGATGCAGGGCGCGCGGCGCTTGATGTGTTGTTGGCAGACCATCTGGGCGCGGGCGGCGTGCTGGTGGCGGCCACGCATCGCGGTCTTGGCATTGAGGCACAGTCGTTGCGTTTGGGGCCAGCTTCATGA
- a CDS encoding DUF1223 domain-containing protein, with protein sequence MTSVTGHLARTGLLAVGTLAAALATPVAAQARPAVIELFTSQGCSSCPPADALLNTLADRDDVIALTYNITYWDYLGWRDTLGREEHTARQEAYAQHFRDRKYTPQLVIDGESHLPGSRTKAATRAIDTQIEKVSTAPALATVLSATGATITHSATSNTAKTANVWMVQYDTAHEVEITRGENAGETITYSNVVRDITLLHTWDMTQPLSLDVARDSLTKGNHDGCAIIIQQDTKYGVGPVIAAARLDMDLLN encoded by the coding sequence ATGACATCTGTTACCGGACACCTTGCCAGAACGGGACTGCTCGCGGTCGGCACCCTTGCAGCAGCGCTTGCAACTCCTGTCGCAGCGCAGGCCCGTCCGGCGGTTATCGAGCTGTTCACCAGTCAGGGCTGTTCATCATGTCCGCCTGCCGACGCCCTGCTCAACACGCTGGCTGACCGCGACGACGTGATCGCGCTCACCTACAACATAACTTACTGGGACTATCTGGGCTGGCGCGACACGCTGGGCCGCGAGGAACATACCGCCCGGCAGGAAGCCTACGCACAGCATTTCCGTGATCGCAAATACACACCGCAACTGGTCATCGACGGCGAAAGCCATCTGCCCGGCAGTCGCACCAAAGCCGCCACCAGAGCCATCGACACGCAGATTGAAAAAGTATCCACCGCGCCTGCGCTTGCAACGGTGCTTTCTGCAACCGGCGCAACCATCACCCACTCAGCCACCAGCAACACCGCCAAAACAGCAAACGTGTGGATGGTGCAGTACGACACTGCTCATGAGGTTGAAATCACCCGTGGCGAAAACGCAGGTGAAACCATCACCTATTCCAATGTGGTGCGCGACATAACGCTGCTGCATACATGGGACATGACGCAACCGCTGTCACTCGACGTTGCGCGAGACAGCCTGACCAAGGGCAACCACGACGGCTGCGCTATCATCATTCAGCAGGACACCAAATACGGCGTCGGCCCCGTCATTGCTGCAGCGCGATTGGACATGGACCTGCTGAACTGA
- the acnA gene encoding aconitate hydratase AcnA, whose protein sequence is MTGSLDSFKCRKTLKVGTKTYEYYSLPVAEKNGLKGVSRLPFSLKVLLENLLRHEDGRSVTKADIQAMATWLKTRKSTREIAFRPARVLMQDFTGVPGVVDLAAMRDAMSAAGGNPDKINPLAPVDLVIDHSVMVDYFGGKDSFKKNVETEYERNGERYEFLRWGSEAFDNLRVVPPGTGICHQVNLEYLAQTVWTKKDKRNGKAVEVAYPDSLVGTDSHTTMVNGLSVLGWGVGGIEAEAAMLGQPISMLIPEVIGMKLTGRMAEGITATDLVLTVTEMLRKKGVVGKFVEFYGPGLDHLSLEDQATLSNMAPEYGATCGFFPIDSETLRYLKATGRKKARVDLVEAYAKKQGMFRTAKTEDPIFTDTLELDLSSVVPSLAGPKRPQDRVSLTDVADSFAGTLVNEFNKVDDGFKRVPVDGTEYTLGHGDVVIAAITSCTNTSNPSVLMAAGLVAQKANKLGLKTKPWVKPSLAPGSQVVTDYLKDAGLQKELDKLGFNLVGYGCTTCIGNSGPLPAPISKAIHDADLVAASVLSGNRNFEGRVSPDVRANYLASPPLVVAYALAGSVNVNISKDPIGQDKKGNDVFLKDIWPTSHEIAEAVRKSVTQKMFRERYADVFKGDREWRKIKVTGGKTYNWNAKSTYVQNPPYFAGMTASPQADEPIKGARILGLFADSITTDHISPAGSIKADSPAGEYLKAHKVSPAEFNSYGSRRGNHEVMMRGTFANIRIKNQMVPGVEGGVTVHYPSGDAMPIYDAAMKYQKTDTPLVVFGGKEYGTGSSRDWAAKGTKLLGVEAVIVESFERIHRSNLVGMGVLPLQFTDGTSWKSLGLTGAETVTITGNEKGIKPRMTLTLEITSPDGKAQKVPVLCRIDTADEVDYYNNGGILHYVLRNLMAA, encoded by the coding sequence GTGACCGGCAGCCTCGACAGCTTCAAGTGCCGCAAGACCCTGAAGGTCGGCACCAAGACCTATGAATATTATTCGCTTCCGGTCGCTGAGAAGAACGGCCTCAAGGGCGTTTCCCGCCTGCCGTTCTCGCTGAAAGTGCTGCTTGAAAACCTGCTGCGCCACGAAGACGGCCGCTCGGTGACCAAAGCCGACATTCAGGCCATGGCAACGTGGCTCAAGACCCGCAAATCCACCCGCGAAATTGCGTTTCGCCCGGCCCGCGTGCTGATGCAGGACTTCACCGGCGTGCCCGGCGTGGTGGACCTCGCCGCCATGCGCGACGCCATGTCAGCGGCCGGTGGCAACCCGGACAAGATCAACCCGCTGGCTCCCGTTGACCTCGTCATCGACCACTCGGTGATGGTGGATTATTTCGGCGGCAAGGACTCCTTCAAGAAAAACGTCGAAACCGAATACGAACGCAATGGCGAGCGCTACGAGTTTTTGCGCTGGGGCTCAGAAGCCTTCGACAACCTGCGCGTTGTGCCGCCGGGCACCGGCATCTGCCACCAGGTGAACCTCGAATATCTGGCGCAGACCGTGTGGACCAAAAAAGACAAGCGCAACGGTAAAGCTGTTGAAGTAGCCTACCCGGATTCACTTGTCGGCACCGACAGCCACACCACCATGGTCAATGGCCTGTCTGTTCTGGGCTGGGGCGTGGGCGGCATCGAAGCGGAAGCCGCCATGCTCGGCCAGCCGATTTCCATGCTGATCCCCGAAGTCATCGGCATGAAGCTCACCGGCAGGATGGCCGAAGGCATTACCGCCACCGACCTTGTGCTCACCGTCACTGAAATGCTGCGCAAGAAGGGCGTAGTGGGCAAGTTCGTTGAGTTCTACGGCCCCGGCCTCGACCATCTGTCGCTGGAAGATCAGGCGACACTTTCCAACATGGCCCCTGAATATGGCGCCACGTGTGGCTTCTTCCCGATTGACTCAGAAACGCTTCGCTACCTCAAGGCAACAGGCCGCAAGAAGGCCCGCGTGGACCTTGTGGAAGCCTATGCCAAGAAGCAGGGCATGTTCCGCACTGCCAAGACCGAAGACCCGATCTTCACCGATACACTGGAGCTTGACCTGTCAAGCGTGGTGCCAAGCCTTGCAGGCCCCAAGCGCCCGCAGGACCGGGTGAGCCTGACAGATGTAGCCGACAGCTTTGCCGGCACGCTGGTCAACGAGTTCAACAAGGTGGATGACGGCTTCAAGCGCGTGCCGGTGGATGGCACCGAGTACACGCTGGGCCATGGCGACGTGGTGATAGCGGCCATTACGTCATGCACCAACACCTCCAATCCGTCGGTGCTGATGGCGGCCGGTCTGGTTGCCCAGAAAGCCAACAAGCTGGGCCTCAAGACCAAGCCATGGGTCAAGCCGTCGCTGGCTCCCGGCTCGCAGGTGGTGACCGACTACCTCAAGGACGCGGGCCTGCAAAAGGAACTCGACAAGCTCGGCTTCAACCTTGTGGGCTATGGCTGCACAACCTGCATCGGCAACTCCGGCCCGCTGCCGGCACCCATTTCCAAGGCCATTCATGACGCGGACCTCGTGGCAGCCTCCGTGCTGTCAGGCAACCGCAACTTTGAAGGCCGTGTGTCGCCGGATGTGCGCGCCAACTATCTGGCGTCACCGCCGCTGGTGGTTGCCTATGCACTGGCAGGCTCGGTCAATGTGAACATCTCCAAAGACCCGATCGGCCAGGACAAGAAGGGCAATGATGTTTTCCTCAAGGACATCTGGCCCACCAGCCACGAGATTGCCGAAGCCGTGCGCAAATCAGTAACCCAGAAAATGTTCCGCGAACGCTATGCGGATGTGTTCAAGGGCGACCGCGAATGGCGCAAGATCAAGGTCACCGGCGGCAAGACCTACAACTGGAACGCCAAGAGCACCTATGTGCAGAACCCGCCATACTTTGCCGGCATGACCGCCAGCCCGCAGGCGGATGAACCGATCAAGGGTGCCCGCATCCTGGGTCTGTTCGCGGATTCGATCACCACTGACCACATCTCGCCTGCCGGTTCCATCAAGGCCGACAGCCCGGCCGGTGAGTACCTCAAGGCCCACAAGGTAAGCCCGGCGGAGTTCAACTCCTACGGCTCGCGGCGCGGCAACCACGAAGTGATGATGCGCGGCACCTTTGCCAACATCCGTATCAAGAACCAGATGGTGCCCGGCGTTGAAGGCGGTGTGACCGTGCATTACCCCTCCGGCGATGCCATGCCCATTTACGACGCCGCCATGAAGTATCAGAAAACTGACACACCTCTGGTTGTGTTCGGCGGCAAGGAATACGGCACCGGTTCGTCGCGTGACTGGGCTGCCAAAGGCACCAAGCTGCTGGGCGTGGAAGCCGTGATCGTTGAGAGTTTCGAGCGTATTCACCGCTCGAACCTCGTTGGCATGGGCGTGCTGCCGTTGCAGTTCACCGATGGCACAAGCTGGAAGTCGCTGGGCCTCACCGGCGCTGAAACCGTGACGATCACCGGCAACGAAAAAGGCATCAAGCCGCGCATGACGCTGACGCTGGAAATCACCAGCCCTGACGGCAAAGCGCAAAAAGTGCCCGTGCTGTGCCGCATCGATACGGCGGACGAAGTGGACTACTACAACAATGGTGGCATTCTGCATTACGTGCTGCGCAACCTGATGGCGGCGTAA
- the ccmD gene encoding heme exporter protein CcmD, translated as MPEDVAQYFAMGGYAGFVWSAYAVTAIVTIGLVVWSVRGHQAARARVVALEASVRKEAE; from the coding sequence ATGCCGGAAGACGTAGCGCAGTATTTTGCCATGGGCGGCTATGCAGGCTTTGTGTGGTCCGCCTACGCGGTGACGGCGATTGTAACCATCGGGCTTGTCGTGTGGTCTGTACGCGGTCATCAGGCGGCGCGGGCGCGGGTGGTGGCGCTTGAAGCATCGGTGAGGAAAGAGGCTGAATGA
- a CDS encoding heme ABC transporter permease translates to MAKSIQRFANPARFMALSGAVLPWLSAVTALTLAVGLYLALIASPPDYQQGETVRMMYVHVPSAWLASAGYASMALACAVGLIWRHPLAFASAKAMAPLGAAFTFLALVTGSLWGKPMWGAYWVWDARLTSVLVLFFIYLGYIALWDVIEDFGRAAKATSILCLAGAVNLPIIRFSVDWWNTLHQPASVARLDGPAIHSSILTPLLVMALGFTLLFVVLTLVRTRTEILVRRAATLELQRAGAV, encoded by the coding sequence ATGGCTAAATCCATTCAGCGGTTTGCAAATCCCGCCCGTTTCATGGCGCTGTCCGGCGCTGTGTTGCCGTGGCTCAGCGCGGTAACGGCGCTGACGCTGGCCGTCGGGCTGTATCTGGCGCTCATCGCGTCGCCGCCCGATTATCAGCAGGGCGAGACCGTGCGCATGATGTATGTGCATGTGCCGTCCGCATGGCTGGCGTCGGCGGGCTATGCATCCATGGCGCTGGCCTGCGCGGTTGGGCTCATCTGGCGGCATCCGCTGGCGTTTGCCTCCGCCAAGGCAATGGCGCCCCTGGGGGCGGCGTTCACATTTCTGGCGCTTGTCACAGGCTCGCTGTGGGGCAAGCCCATGTGGGGCGCGTACTGGGTGTGGGATGCGCGGCTGACCAGCGTGCTGGTGCTGTTTTTCATCTATCTGGGCTATATCGCCCTGTGGGATGTGATTGAGGACTTTGGCCGCGCGGCCAAAGCGACCTCCATCCTGTGTCTGGCGGGCGCGGTCAATCTGCCGATCATCCGGTTTTCGGTGGATTGGTGGAACACGTTGCATCAGCCAGCGTCGGTGGCGCGGCTTGACGGGCCGGCCATTCATTCCTCCATCCTCACGCCGCTGCTGGTGATGGCGCTGGGCTTCACGCTGTTGTTTGTGGTGCTGACACTCGTCCGTACCCGGACTGAAATACTGGTGCGGCGCGCGGCCACGCTGGAATTGCAACGGGCAGGGGCTGTTTGA